A single window of Apodemus sylvaticus chromosome 4, mApoSyl1.1, whole genome shotgun sequence DNA harbors:
- the Srsf11 gene encoding serine/arginine-rich splicing factor 11 isoform X1 — protein sequence MSSPPAPGAAAPTSPSVALTNLALRRNFFREAARAMSNTAVVPSAPGPGPGPSGGPGGGTEVIQVTNVSPSASSEQMRTLFGFLGKIDELRLFPPDDSPLPVSSRVCFVKFHDPDSAVVAQHLTNTVFVDRALIVVPYAEGVIPDETKALSLLAPANAVAGLLPGGGLLPTPNPLTQIGAVPLAALGAPALDPALAALGLPGTNLNSQSLAADQLLKLMSTVDPKLNHVAAGLVSPSLKSDTSSKEIEEAMKRVREAQSLISAAIEPDKKEEKRRHSRSRSRSRRRRTPSSSRHRRSRSRSRRRSHSKSRSRRRSKSPRRRRSHSRERGRRSRSTSKARDKKKEDKEKKRSKTPPKSYSTARRSRSASSLHICDSRERRRRRSRSGTRSPKKPRSPKRKLSRSPSPRRHKKEKKKDKDKERSRDERERSTSKKKRSKDKEKERERKSESDKDVKQVTRDYDEEEQGYDSEKEKKEEKRPTEAVSPKTKECSVEKGVGDLRESKVNGDDHHEEDMDMSD from the exons GAGGCAGCCCGCGCCATGAGCAACACGGCAGTGGTCCCCAGCGCGCCAGGCCCGGGCCCAGGCCCCAGTGGCGGGCCAGGCGGTGGCACCGAGGTGATCCAGGTGACCAACGTGTCCCCGAGCGCCAGCTCAGAGCAGATGCGGACGCTCTTCGGCTTCCTGGGCAAGATCGACGAGCTGCGCCTCTTCCCGCCGGA tGACTCACCTTTGCCAGTCTCCTCTCGTGTCTGCTTTGTTAAGTTCCATGATCCAGACTCGGCAGTTGTGGCACAGCATCTGACAAACACTGTGTTCGTTGACAGAGCTTTGATAGTCGTACCATATGCTGAAG GAGTTATTCCTGATGAGACTAAGGCTTTGTCTCTATTGGCACCAGCTAATGCAGTGGCAGGTCTTCTGCCTGGTGGTGGACTCCTGCCTACGCCCAACCCACTTACCCAG ATTGGCGCTGTTCCCCTGGCTGCGTTGGGAGCTCCAGCTCTTGATCCTGCCCTTGCTGCACTTGGGCTTCCAGGAACAAACTTAAACTCTCAG tccctTGCTGCAGACCAGCTGTTGAAACTTATGAGTACTGTTGATCCCAA ATTGAATCATGTAGCAGCTGGTCTTGTTTCACCAAGTCTGAAGTCAGACACCTCTagtaaagaaatagaggaagccATGAAGAGAGTACGTGAAGCCCAGTCCCTGATTTCTGCCGCTATTGAGCCAG acaagaaggaagaaaagagaaggcatTCAAGATCAAGATCACgctcgaggaggaggaggacccccTCATCCTCCAGACACAG GCGGTCACGAAGCCGGTCAAGGAGGCGGTCACACTCCAAATCCAGGAGTAGGAGGAGATCCAAAAGTCCAAGACGGAGACGATCTCATTCCCGAGAGAGGGGTAGAAGGTCAAGGAGCACATCCAAAGCCAG agacaaaaagaaagaagataaagaaaagaaacgTTCCAAAACTCCACCAAAAAGCTACAGCACAGCCAGACGCTCTCGGAGTGCAAGCAG TTTGCACATTTGTGATTCTAGAGAGAGAAGACGACGGCGAAGTAGGAGTGGTACAAGATCCCCTAAAAAGCCCAGGTCTCCTAAAAGAAAGCTGTCCCGCTCACCATCCCCAAGGAG acataaaaaagagaagaagaaagataaggacaaagaaagaagcagagatgaAAGGGAACGATCAACAAGTAAAAAGAAGAGGAGCAAAGACAAGGAGAAGGAGCGAGAAAGGAAGTCTGAGAGTGACAAAGACGTCAAA CAGGTGACTCGGGATTATGATGAAGAGGAACAAGGCTATGACagtgagaaggaaaagaaagaggagaagagaccAACAGAGGCAGTGTCCCCTAAAACAAAGGAGTGCTCTGTGGAGAAGGGAGTGGGTGATCTTCGGGAGTCCAAAGTGAACGGGGATGATCACCATGAAGAAGACATGGATATGAGTGACTAA
- the Srsf11 gene encoding serine/arginine-rich splicing factor 11 isoform X4, translating to MSSPPAPGAAAPTSPSVALTNLALRRNFFREAARAMSNTAVVPSAPGPGPGPSGGPGGGTEVIQVTNVSPSASSEQMRTLFGFLGKIDELRLFPPDDSPLPVSSRVCFVKFHDPDSAVVAQHLTNTVFVDRALIVVPYAEGVIPDETKALSLLAPANAVAGLLPGGGLLPTPNPLTQIGAVPLAALGAPALDPALAALGLPGTNLNSQSLAADQLLKLMSTVDPKLNHVAAGLVSPSLKSDTSSKEIEEAMKRVREAQSLISAAIEPDKKEEKRRHSRSRSRSRRRRTPSSSRHRRSRSRSRRRSHSKSRSRRRSKSPRRRRSHSRERGRRSRSTSKARDKKKEDKEKKRSKTPPKSYSTARRSRSASRERRRRRSRSGTRSPKKPRSPKRKLSRSPSPRRHKKEKKKDKDKERSRDERERSTSKKKRSKDKEKERERKSESDKDVKVTRDYDEEEQGYDSEKEKKEEKRPTEAVSPKTKECSVEKGVGDLRESKVNGDDHHEEDMDMSD from the exons GAGGCAGCCCGCGCCATGAGCAACACGGCAGTGGTCCCCAGCGCGCCAGGCCCGGGCCCAGGCCCCAGTGGCGGGCCAGGCGGTGGCACCGAGGTGATCCAGGTGACCAACGTGTCCCCGAGCGCCAGCTCAGAGCAGATGCGGACGCTCTTCGGCTTCCTGGGCAAGATCGACGAGCTGCGCCTCTTCCCGCCGGA tGACTCACCTTTGCCAGTCTCCTCTCGTGTCTGCTTTGTTAAGTTCCATGATCCAGACTCGGCAGTTGTGGCACAGCATCTGACAAACACTGTGTTCGTTGACAGAGCTTTGATAGTCGTACCATATGCTGAAG GAGTTATTCCTGATGAGACTAAGGCTTTGTCTCTATTGGCACCAGCTAATGCAGTGGCAGGTCTTCTGCCTGGTGGTGGACTCCTGCCTACGCCCAACCCACTTACCCAG ATTGGCGCTGTTCCCCTGGCTGCGTTGGGAGCTCCAGCTCTTGATCCTGCCCTTGCTGCACTTGGGCTTCCAGGAACAAACTTAAACTCTCAG tccctTGCTGCAGACCAGCTGTTGAAACTTATGAGTACTGTTGATCCCAA ATTGAATCATGTAGCAGCTGGTCTTGTTTCACCAAGTCTGAAGTCAGACACCTCTagtaaagaaatagaggaagccATGAAGAGAGTACGTGAAGCCCAGTCCCTGATTTCTGCCGCTATTGAGCCAG acaagaaggaagaaaagagaaggcatTCAAGATCAAGATCACgctcgaggaggaggaggacccccTCATCCTCCAGACACAG GCGGTCACGAAGCCGGTCAAGGAGGCGGTCACACTCCAAATCCAGGAGTAGGAGGAGATCCAAAAGTCCAAGACGGAGACGATCTCATTCCCGAGAGAGGGGTAGAAGGTCAAGGAGCACATCCAAAGCCAG agacaaaaagaaagaagataaagaaaagaaacgTTCCAAAACTCCACCAAAAAGCTACAGCACAGCCAGACGCTCTCGGAGTGCAAGCAG AGAGAGAAGACGACGGCGAAGTAGGAGTGGTACAAGATCCCCTAAAAAGCCCAGGTCTCCTAAAAGAAAGCTGTCCCGCTCACCATCCCCAAGGAG acataaaaaagagaagaagaaagataaggacaaagaaagaagcagagatgaAAGGGAACGATCAACAAGTAAAAAGAAGAGGAGCAAAGACAAGGAGAAGGAGCGAGAAAGGAAGTCTGAGAGTGACAAAGACGTCAAA GTGACTCGGGATTATGATGAAGAGGAACAAGGCTATGACagtgagaaggaaaagaaagaggagaagagaccAACAGAGGCAGTGTCCCCTAAAACAAAGGAGTGCTCTGTGGAGAAGGGAGTGGGTGATCTTCGGGAGTCCAAAGTGAACGGGGATGATCACCATGAAGAAGACATGGATATGAGTGACTAA
- the Srsf11 gene encoding serine/arginine-rich splicing factor 11 isoform X3, which yields MSSPPAPGAAAPTSPSVALTNLALRRNFFREAARAMSNTAVVPSAPGPGPGPSGGPGGGTEVIQVTNVSPSASSEQMRTLFGFLGKIDELRLFPPDDSPLPVSSRVCFVKFHDPDSAVVAQHLTNTVFVDRALIVVPYAEGVIPDETKALSLLAPANAVAGLLPGGGLLPTPNPLTQIGAVPLAALGAPALDPALAALGLPGTNLNSQSLAADQLLKLMSTVDPKLNHVAAGLVSPSLKSDTSSKEIEEAMKRVREAQSLISAAIEPDKKEEKRRHSRSRSRSRRRRTPSSSRHRRSRSRSRRRSHSKSRSRRRSKSPRRRRSHSRERGRRSRSTSKARDKKKEDKEKKRSKTPPKSYSTARRSRSASRERRRRRSRSGTRSPKKPRSPKRKLSRSPSPRRHKKEKKKDKDKERSRDERERSTSKKKRSKDKEKERERKSESDKDVKQVTRDYDEEEQGYDSEKEKKEEKRPTEAVSPKTKECSVEKGVGDLRESKVNGDDHHEEDMDMSD from the exons GAGGCAGCCCGCGCCATGAGCAACACGGCAGTGGTCCCCAGCGCGCCAGGCCCGGGCCCAGGCCCCAGTGGCGGGCCAGGCGGTGGCACCGAGGTGATCCAGGTGACCAACGTGTCCCCGAGCGCCAGCTCAGAGCAGATGCGGACGCTCTTCGGCTTCCTGGGCAAGATCGACGAGCTGCGCCTCTTCCCGCCGGA tGACTCACCTTTGCCAGTCTCCTCTCGTGTCTGCTTTGTTAAGTTCCATGATCCAGACTCGGCAGTTGTGGCACAGCATCTGACAAACACTGTGTTCGTTGACAGAGCTTTGATAGTCGTACCATATGCTGAAG GAGTTATTCCTGATGAGACTAAGGCTTTGTCTCTATTGGCACCAGCTAATGCAGTGGCAGGTCTTCTGCCTGGTGGTGGACTCCTGCCTACGCCCAACCCACTTACCCAG ATTGGCGCTGTTCCCCTGGCTGCGTTGGGAGCTCCAGCTCTTGATCCTGCCCTTGCTGCACTTGGGCTTCCAGGAACAAACTTAAACTCTCAG tccctTGCTGCAGACCAGCTGTTGAAACTTATGAGTACTGTTGATCCCAA ATTGAATCATGTAGCAGCTGGTCTTGTTTCACCAAGTCTGAAGTCAGACACCTCTagtaaagaaatagaggaagccATGAAGAGAGTACGTGAAGCCCAGTCCCTGATTTCTGCCGCTATTGAGCCAG acaagaaggaagaaaagagaaggcatTCAAGATCAAGATCACgctcgaggaggaggaggacccccTCATCCTCCAGACACAG GCGGTCACGAAGCCGGTCAAGGAGGCGGTCACACTCCAAATCCAGGAGTAGGAGGAGATCCAAAAGTCCAAGACGGAGACGATCTCATTCCCGAGAGAGGGGTAGAAGGTCAAGGAGCACATCCAAAGCCAG agacaaaaagaaagaagataaagaaaagaaacgTTCCAAAACTCCACCAAAAAGCTACAGCACAGCCAGACGCTCTCGGAGTGCAAGCAG AGAGAGAAGACGACGGCGAAGTAGGAGTGGTACAAGATCCCCTAAAAAGCCCAGGTCTCCTAAAAGAAAGCTGTCCCGCTCACCATCCCCAAGGAG acataaaaaagagaagaagaaagataaggacaaagaaagaagcagagatgaAAGGGAACGATCAACAAGTAAAAAGAAGAGGAGCAAAGACAAGGAGAAGGAGCGAGAAAGGAAGTCTGAGAGTGACAAAGACGTCAAA CAGGTGACTCGGGATTATGATGAAGAGGAACAAGGCTATGACagtgagaaggaaaagaaagaggagaagagaccAACAGAGGCAGTGTCCCCTAAAACAAAGGAGTGCTCTGTGGAGAAGGGAGTGGGTGATCTTCGGGAGTCCAAAGTGAACGGGGATGATCACCATGAAGAAGACATGGATATGAGTGACTAA
- the Srsf11 gene encoding serine/arginine-rich splicing factor 11 isoform X2, which translates to MSSPPAPGAAAPTSPSVALTNLALRRNFFREAARAMSNTAVVPSAPGPGPGPSGGPGGGTEVIQVTNVSPSASSEQMRTLFGFLGKIDELRLFPPDDSPLPVSSRVCFVKFHDPDSAVVAQHLTNTVFVDRALIVVPYAEGVIPDETKALSLLAPANAVAGLLPGGGLLPTPNPLTQIGAVPLAALGAPALDPALAALGLPGTNLNSQSLAADQLLKLMSTVDPKLNHVAAGLVSPSLKSDTSSKEIEEAMKRVREAQSLISAAIEPDKKEEKRRHSRSRSRSRRRRTPSSSRHRRSRSRSRRRSHSKSRSRRRSKSPRRRRSHSRERGRRSRSTSKARDKKKEDKEKKRSKTPPKSYSTARRSRSASSLHICDSRERRRRRSRSGTRSPKKPRSPKRKLSRSPSPRRHKKEKKKDKDKERSRDERERSTSKKKRSKDKEKERERKSESDKDVKVTRDYDEEEQGYDSEKEKKEEKRPTEAVSPKTKECSVEKGVGDLRESKVNGDDHHEEDMDMSD; encoded by the exons GAGGCAGCCCGCGCCATGAGCAACACGGCAGTGGTCCCCAGCGCGCCAGGCCCGGGCCCAGGCCCCAGTGGCGGGCCAGGCGGTGGCACCGAGGTGATCCAGGTGACCAACGTGTCCCCGAGCGCCAGCTCAGAGCAGATGCGGACGCTCTTCGGCTTCCTGGGCAAGATCGACGAGCTGCGCCTCTTCCCGCCGGA tGACTCACCTTTGCCAGTCTCCTCTCGTGTCTGCTTTGTTAAGTTCCATGATCCAGACTCGGCAGTTGTGGCACAGCATCTGACAAACACTGTGTTCGTTGACAGAGCTTTGATAGTCGTACCATATGCTGAAG GAGTTATTCCTGATGAGACTAAGGCTTTGTCTCTATTGGCACCAGCTAATGCAGTGGCAGGTCTTCTGCCTGGTGGTGGACTCCTGCCTACGCCCAACCCACTTACCCAG ATTGGCGCTGTTCCCCTGGCTGCGTTGGGAGCTCCAGCTCTTGATCCTGCCCTTGCTGCACTTGGGCTTCCAGGAACAAACTTAAACTCTCAG tccctTGCTGCAGACCAGCTGTTGAAACTTATGAGTACTGTTGATCCCAA ATTGAATCATGTAGCAGCTGGTCTTGTTTCACCAAGTCTGAAGTCAGACACCTCTagtaaagaaatagaggaagccATGAAGAGAGTACGTGAAGCCCAGTCCCTGATTTCTGCCGCTATTGAGCCAG acaagaaggaagaaaagagaaggcatTCAAGATCAAGATCACgctcgaggaggaggaggacccccTCATCCTCCAGACACAG GCGGTCACGAAGCCGGTCAAGGAGGCGGTCACACTCCAAATCCAGGAGTAGGAGGAGATCCAAAAGTCCAAGACGGAGACGATCTCATTCCCGAGAGAGGGGTAGAAGGTCAAGGAGCACATCCAAAGCCAG agacaaaaagaaagaagataaagaaaagaaacgTTCCAAAACTCCACCAAAAAGCTACAGCACAGCCAGACGCTCTCGGAGTGCAAGCAG TTTGCACATTTGTGATTCTAGAGAGAGAAGACGACGGCGAAGTAGGAGTGGTACAAGATCCCCTAAAAAGCCCAGGTCTCCTAAAAGAAAGCTGTCCCGCTCACCATCCCCAAGGAG acataaaaaagagaagaagaaagataaggacaaagaaagaagcagagatgaAAGGGAACGATCAACAAGTAAAAAGAAGAGGAGCAAAGACAAGGAGAAGGAGCGAGAAAGGAAGTCTGAGAGTGACAAAGACGTCAAA GTGACTCGGGATTATGATGAAGAGGAACAAGGCTATGACagtgagaaggaaaagaaagaggagaagagaccAACAGAGGCAGTGTCCCCTAAAACAAAGGAGTGCTCTGTGGAGAAGGGAGTGGGTGATCTTCGGGAGTCCAAAGTGAACGGGGATGATCACCATGAAGAAGACATGGATATGAGTGACTAA